A single Pseudomonas brassicacearum DNA region contains:
- a CDS encoding response regulator, translated as MIPSSSVDEQSFRKLLSRNISLPLGIGALSAAFFIILITYLLSVFQWVGHTDRVINNANEAFKLSVDLETGMRGFLLSGDEHFLDPYEVAKPRIAVVLDTLLELTADNPVQTDRLHKIQALQAEWANYAQDMIDLQRTSGDYRGALKAGRGKRLTDEIRQSFEDIVATEQQLRAARNEEVRTTTIWSIALYLLFVAAVSGLLAYVGRRDLLSLSESYSASLKVQQRSALHLEKQAWLRNGQTLLAEQVLGQLSLNLLGRNILQFCAKYLGVAVAALYAREENGVLRRVATYGLSREDEEQQQVIVAGEGIAGQAVQQGRLIRLDDVPDDYLKVSSGLGQGLPNSVLVAPTSDDDRINGVIELGFLRPLTERDIELLELISGNIGTSIEAARYRQRLQEVLAETQQLNEELQVQQEELKTANEELEEQSRILKESQAHLEAQQQELEQTNEQLAEQRDAMDHKNSELNLAQIQLQERAEELQRSSKYKSEFLANMSHELRTPLNSSLILSKLLAENPQQNLSEEQVKFAESIYSAGNDLLNLINDILDISKVEAGKLEVRPENTSVQRLVEGLRAMFEPLAADKGLGFEVQLLPDAPAMLYTDRQRLEQVVKNLLSNAVKFTEQGTVSLSVAGQPGSGIAFMVRDSGIGIAADQQQSIFEAFRQADGTTNRRYGGTGLGLSISRDLATLLGGSISVSSEPGKGSVFTLVLPERYVEPGDSPMEPMTFTPTATAPAPAASKVASAPLIAEVDTPIARFADDRDKAPFDTRCILVIEDEPKFARILFDLAHELGYGCLVAHGADEGFDLALQLAPDAILLDMRLPDHSGLTVLQRLKERAETRHIPVHVISVEDRVEAAMHMGAIGYAVKPTTREELKDVFARLEAKLTQKVKRVLLVEDDDLQRDSITRLIGDDDIEITAVGLAQQALDLLRTNVYDCMIIDLKLPDMLGNDLLKRMSSEDICSFPPVIVYTGRNLTRDEEVELRKYSRSIIIKGARSPERLLDEVTLFLHKVESRLSHERQRMLKTARSRDKVFEGRKVLLVDDDVRNIFALTSALEAKGAIVVIGRNGLEAIDRLNEFDDIDLVLMDVMMPEMDGFEATALIRKDPRWRKLPIIAVTAKAMKDDQERCLAAGSNDYLAKPIDLDRLFSLIRVWLPNMERI; from the coding sequence ATGATTCCTTCGTCTTCGGTCGACGAGCAAAGTTTTCGCAAGCTTCTGAGCCGCAATATCAGCCTGCCGCTGGGCATAGGCGCCCTCAGCGCGGCGTTTTTCATCATCCTTATCACGTACCTGCTGTCGGTGTTCCAATGGGTCGGGCATACCGACCGGGTGATCAATAATGCCAACGAAGCGTTCAAGCTGAGCGTGGATCTGGAAACCGGCATGCGTGGCTTTCTCTTGAGCGGTGACGAGCATTTCCTCGACCCCTATGAAGTCGCCAAGCCCAGGATTGCCGTTGTGCTGGACACACTGTTGGAATTGACAGCCGACAACCCCGTCCAGACCGACCGTCTGCACAAGATACAAGCACTCCAGGCCGAGTGGGCCAATTACGCCCAGGACATGATCGACCTGCAACGCACCAGCGGCGATTACCGGGGAGCGTTGAAGGCCGGGCGCGGCAAGCGCCTGACCGACGAGATTCGCCAGTCTTTCGAAGACATTGTCGCGACCGAGCAGCAACTGCGTGCGGCGCGCAATGAGGAGGTGCGTACCACCACGATCTGGAGTATCGCCCTGTACCTGCTGTTCGTTGCCGCAGTCAGTGGGTTGCTGGCCTACGTCGGCCGCCGGGATCTGTTGAGCCTGTCCGAGAGCTACAGCGCCAGCTTGAAAGTCCAGCAACGCAGCGCCTTGCACCTGGAGAAGCAGGCCTGGTTACGCAATGGCCAGACACTGCTGGCCGAGCAGGTCCTGGGGCAGTTGTCGCTGAACCTGTTGGGCCGCAACATCCTGCAGTTCTGTGCCAAGTACCTGGGCGTCGCTGTCGCTGCGCTTTATGCGCGCGAAGAAAATGGAGTCCTCAGGCGCGTTGCCACCTACGGTCTGTCCCGGGAGGACGAAGAGCAACAGCAGGTGATCGTCGCCGGCGAAGGCATCGCCGGCCAGGCCGTGCAGCAGGGGCGCCTCATCCGCCTGGACGACGTGCCGGACGATTACCTGAAAGTCAGCTCCGGATTGGGGCAAGGTCTGCCCAATAGCGTGCTGGTGGCACCCACCAGTGACGATGACCGGATCAACGGTGTCATCGAGCTGGGTTTCTTGCGGCCATTGACCGAGCGCGACATCGAGCTGCTGGAGCTGATTTCCGGCAATATCGGCACCTCCATCGAAGCCGCCCGTTATCGCCAACGCCTGCAGGAAGTGCTGGCCGAAACCCAGCAGTTGAACGAAGAACTGCAAGTGCAGCAGGAAGAGCTCAAGACCGCCAACGAGGAACTGGAGGAGCAGTCGCGCATCCTCAAGGAGTCCCAGGCCCACCTGGAAGCCCAGCAGCAGGAACTGGAGCAGACCAACGAGCAATTGGCCGAACAGCGCGACGCCATGGACCACAAGAACAGCGAGCTGAACCTGGCCCAGATCCAACTGCAGGAGCGCGCCGAAGAACTGCAGCGTTCGAGCAAGTACAAATCCGAGTTCCTGGCCAACATGTCCCACGAGCTTCGTACACCGCTCAACAGCTCGCTGATTTTGTCCAAGCTGCTGGCGGAAAACCCGCAGCAGAATCTCAGCGAGGAGCAGGTCAAGTTTGCCGAGTCGATCTACTCCGCCGGCAACGACCTGTTGAACCTGATCAACGATATTCTCGACATCTCCAAGGTCGAGGCCGGAAAGCTGGAAGTACGCCCGGAAAACACCAGCGTGCAGCGTCTGGTGGAAGGACTGCGGGCCATGTTCGAGCCGTTGGCAGCCGACAAGGGCCTGGGTTTCGAGGTCCAGCTGTTGCCTGATGCGCCGGCAATGCTCTACACCGACCGCCAGCGCCTGGAACAGGTGGTCAAGAACCTGTTGTCCAATGCCGTGAAGTTCACCGAGCAAGGCACCGTCAGCCTATCGGTGGCCGGGCAGCCGGGCTCGGGCATCGCGTTCATGGTGCGCGACTCCGGGATCGGCATCGCCGCCGATCAGCAGCAGAGCATCTTCGAAGCGTTCCGCCAGGCCGATGGCACGACCAACCGTCGTTATGGCGGTACCGGCCTGGGGTTGTCGATTTCCCGGGACCTGGCCACGTTGCTGGGCGGCTCGATCTCCGTTTCCAGCGAGCCGGGGAAGGGCAGCGTATTTACGCTGGTATTACCTGAACGTTACGTCGAGCCTGGAGACTCGCCGATGGAACCGATGACGTTCACCCCGACGGCCACCGCGCCAGCGCCGGCTGCGTCAAAAGTCGCATCGGCGCCGCTGATCGCTGAAGTGGATACGCCGATTGCCCGATTTGCCGACGACCGCGACAAGGCGCCGTTCGACACCCGATGTATCCTGGTGATCGAAGACGAGCCCAAGTTCGCCCGGATCCTGTTCGACCTGGCCCATGAGCTCGGTTACGGGTGCCTGGTGGCCCACGGTGCCGATGAAGGCTTCGACCTGGCATTGCAACTGGCGCCCGACGCGATCCTGCTGGACATGCGCCTGCCGGACCACTCCGGGCTGACCGTGTTGCAGCGGCTCAAGGAGCGGGCCGAAACCCGGCACATCCCGGTGCACGTGATTTCCGTCGAAGACCGCGTCGAAGCGGCCATGCACATGGGGGCCATCGGCTATGCCGTCAAGCCGACCACCCGCGAAGAACTCAAGGATGTATTCGCTCGCCTGGAAGCCAAGCTGACCCAGAAGGTCAAGCGGGTGCTGCTGGTGGAGGACGATGACCTGCAGCGCGACAGCATTACCCGCCTGATCGGCGACGATGACATCGAGATCACCGCCGTTGGCCTGGCCCAGCAAGCCCTGGACCTGCTGCGGACCAACGTCTACGACTGCATGATCATCGACCTCAAGTTGCCGGACATGCTTGGCAATGACCTGCTCAAGCGCATGTCCAGCGAAGACATCTGTTCCTTCCCGCCGGTGATCGTCTACACCGGGCGCAACCTGACCCGCGACGAAGAGGTCGAACTGCGCAAGTATTCACGCTCGATCATCATCAAGGGCGCCCGCTCGCCAGAGCGCCTGCTGGATGAAGTGACACTCTTTCTGCACAAAGTCGAATCCCGGTTGTCCCATGAACGGCAGCGGATGCTCAAGACCGCCCGCAGCCGCGACAAAGTGTTTGAAGGCCGCAAGGTGCTGCTGGTGGATGACGATGTGCGCAACATCTTTGCCCTGACCAGTGCCTTGGAGGCGAAGGGGGCGATCGTTGTCATCGGCCGTAACGGCCTGGAGGCGATCGATCGCCTGAACGAATTCGACGACATCGACCTGGTGCTGATGGATGTCATGATGCCGGAGATGGACGGTTTCGAAGCCACCGCGCTGATCCGCAAGGACCCGCGCTGGCGCAAGCTGCCCATCATTGCCGTGACGGCCAAGGCGATGAAGGATGATCAGGAACGCTGCCTGGCGGCCGGTTCCAACGACTACCTGGCCAAGCCGATCGATCTGGATCGTCTGTTCTCGCTGATTCGCGTGTGGTTGCCGAATATGGAAAGAATTTAG
- a CDS encoding CheR family methyltransferase, protein MERDTDIEIRLLIEAIYLKYSYDFRDYSGASIKRRVHHALSQFECRTISALQERVLHDPGAFMQLLQFLTIPVSEMFRDPSHFLAIREEIVPLLRTYPSIKIWIAGCSTGEEVYSMAILLREEGLLDRTFIYATDINPHSLDKAKQGIFSLENVRAYTQNYQNAGGRRSFADYYTAAYDYAMFDKTLCENVTFADHSLATDSVFSETQLISCRNVLIYFNKKLQDRAFGLFHESLCHRGFLVLGSKETLDFSAYGHRFEPLVKQERIYRKL, encoded by the coding sequence GTGGAACGTGACACTGACATTGAAATTCGTCTGTTGATCGAAGCGATCTACCTCAAGTACAGCTACGATTTTCGCGATTATTCCGGTGCGTCCATCAAGCGCCGGGTCCACCATGCGCTGAGTCAGTTCGAGTGCAGGACCATTTCGGCACTGCAGGAGCGCGTGCTGCACGACCCGGGAGCGTTCATGCAGTTGCTGCAATTTCTGACGATTCCCGTCAGCGAGATGTTTCGCGACCCCTCGCATTTCCTGGCAATCCGCGAAGAAATCGTGCCGCTGCTCAGGACGTATCCTTCGATCAAGATCTGGATCGCCGGTTGCAGCACGGGGGAAGAGGTTTATTCCATGGCGATTCTGCTGCGCGAAGAAGGCCTGCTGGACCGTACCTTCATCTATGCTACCGATATCAATCCGCACTCGTTGGATAAAGCCAAACAGGGGATTTTTTCCCTGGAAAACGTGCGCGCCTATACCCAGAACTACCAGAATGCCGGAGGCCGGCGCTCGTTTGCCGATTACTATACCGCCGCCTACGATTATGCGATGTTCGACAAAACCCTGTGCGAGAACGTGACCTTTGCCGATCACAGCCTGGCGACCGACAGTGTCTTTTCAGAAACTCAGTTGATTTCCTGTCGTAACGTATTGATATATTTCAATAAGAAACTACAAGATCGTGCATTTGGACTGTTTCATGAGTCCCTTTGTCACCGTGGTTTCCTGGTACTGGGCAGTAAGGAAACGTTGGATTTCTCGGCTTACGGCCATCGATTCGAGCCGTTGGTCAAACAGGAACGGATCTATCGCAAGTTATGA
- a CDS encoding chemotaxis protein CheB gives MNQTKDRSNPPIEAIVVGASAGGVDALLRVFGHLRRGFGVPILVVLHLPDERDSQLAHVFGHRLAVPVEEARDKQDIMPGTLYVATPGYHLSVEADRSLSLSLEEPVHHSRPSIDVLFESAADVYGQKLLAVVLTGANNDGAWGLAKVRAAGGITVVQDPDEAQVSTMPEAALALHDPDHILTLQGIGQLLAGLE, from the coding sequence ATGAACCAGACGAAGGACAGATCCAACCCGCCCATCGAAGCCATTGTCGTCGGTGCGTCGGCCGGTGGTGTCGACGCGCTGCTCAGGGTGTTCGGACACCTGCGCAGAGGCTTTGGCGTGCCGATCCTGGTGGTATTGCATTTGCCGGATGAGCGCGACAGTCAACTGGCCCACGTATTCGGACATCGTCTGGCGGTGCCGGTGGAGGAAGCCCGGGACAAGCAAGACATCATGCCGGGAACCTTGTATGTCGCCACGCCTGGCTATCACTTGTCGGTCGAAGCTGACCGTAGCCTGTCGTTGAGCCTGGAAGAGCCGGTGCATCACTCGCGGCCGTCCATCGATGTGTTGTTTGAATCGGCCGCCGATGTCTACGGCCAGAAATTGCTGGCCGTGGTGCTGACCGGCGCCAACAATGATGGCGCCTGGGGCTTGGCCAAGGTCAGGGCGGCGGGAGGAATCACGGTGGTCCAGGACCCCGATGAGGCCCAGGTCTCGACCATGCCCGAAGCGGCGCTGGCCCTTCACGACCCCGACCATATCCTTACTTTGCAAGGCATCGGCCAATTGCTGGCCGGGCTGGAATGA
- a CDS encoding hybrid sensor histidine kinase/response regulator: MPRDIQAKLLIVDDLPENLLALEALIKGSDREVFKAQSADEALSLLLQHDFALAIIDVQMPEMNGFQLAELMRGTEKTRSIPIIFVSAAGRERNYAFTGYESGAVDFLHKPLDTQAVKSKVNVFVELYRQRKAMKEQVVALEQSRREQEVLLQQLEATRGELEQAVRMRDDFMSIVAHEVRTPLNGLILETQLRKMHLARDNAAAFSLDKVRAMVERDERQIKSLIRLIEDMLDVSRIRTGKLSIRPTRLNLTALVENLLHNFQPQIAVAECSLTCLAEPSVEGLWDEFRIEQVVSNLLTNALRYGGKGPIEVRVYKTPDHACIEVQDHGIGISEENQKRIFQQFERVSSKAAAAGLGLGLFISEQIVTAHGGTITVNSRLNEGALFRVCLPLQKTVLDKTAEQTQPLRDPKVVSAAIDRTKASHE; this comes from the coding sequence ATGCCAAGAGATATTCAAGCCAAACTGCTGATCGTCGATGATCTGCCTGAGAATCTGTTGGCCCTGGAAGCGTTGATCAAGGGGAGTGACCGCGAGGTCTTCAAGGCCCAGTCGGCGGACGAAGCGTTGTCGCTGCTGCTGCAACACGACTTTGCCCTGGCGATTATCGATGTGCAGATGCCGGAGATGAACGGGTTCCAACTGGCCGAGCTGATGCGCGGCACGGAGAAGACCCGCAGCATTCCCATCATCTTCGTCAGTGCCGCTGGCCGTGAACGCAACTATGCCTTTACCGGGTATGAAAGCGGAGCGGTGGACTTCCTGCACAAGCCGCTGGACACCCAGGCGGTCAAAAGCAAGGTCAATGTATTCGTCGAGTTGTACCGCCAACGAAAGGCCATGAAGGAGCAGGTCGTAGCCCTTGAGCAGAGTCGCCGCGAGCAGGAGGTCCTGTTGCAGCAACTGGAGGCCACTCGCGGCGAACTGGAGCAAGCGGTGCGCATGCGTGATGACTTCATGTCCATCGTTGCCCATGAGGTGCGCACGCCCCTCAATGGTCTGATTCTCGAGACACAACTGCGCAAGATGCACCTGGCCCGGGACAACGCCGCAGCCTTCAGCCTGGACAAGGTGCGGGCGATGGTCGAACGTGACGAGCGGCAGATCAAGAGCCTGATCCGACTGATCGAAGACATGCTGGATGTTTCGCGGATTCGCACCGGCAAGCTGTCGATCCGTCCGACCCGCCTCAACTTGACGGCATTGGTGGAAAACCTGCTGCACAATTTCCAACCGCAGATCGCCGTCGCCGAATGCTCGTTGACCTGCTTGGCCGAACCGTCGGTGGAGGGGCTTTGGGATGAGTTTCGTATCGAGCAGGTGGTCTCGAACTTGTTGACCAATGCGTTGCGCTACGGCGGCAAGGGCCCGATCGAGGTGCGCGTCTACAAGACGCCCGACCACGCCTGTATCGAGGTCCAGGATCACGGCATCGGCATCAGCGAGGAGAACCAGAAACGGATCTTCCAGCAGTTCGAGCGCGTATCGTCCAAGGCGGCCGCTGCCGGCCTTGGGCTTGGGCTGTTCATTTCCGAGCAGATTGTCACGGCCCATGGCGGGACGATCACGGTCAACAGCCGCCTTAACGAAGGGGCGTTGTTTCGTGTTTGCCTGCCTTTGCAGAAAACTGTCTTGGACAAAACCGCCGAACAGACGCAACCTCTGAGAGACCCCAAGGTCGTATCAGCAGCTATTGATCGAACGAAGGCTTCTCATGAGTGA
- a CDS encoding response regulator, with protein sequence MSEDAQDVVLIVEDDPSILMVLSAYLSGEGYRVLQAENGAQAFEILASKPHLDMMITDFRLPGGISGVQIAEPAVRLRPELKVIFISGYAQEVRDTDSLLAREAPILDKPFDLDELQSIMQSMLS encoded by the coding sequence ATGAGTGAAGATGCGCAAGATGTTGTATTGATCGTCGAGGATGACCCGTCGATCCTGATGGTGTTATCGGCTTACCTGTCTGGCGAGGGATACCGGGTGCTGCAGGCCGAAAACGGTGCCCAGGCGTTCGAGATCCTGGCGAGCAAGCCTCATCTGGACATGATGATTACCGATTTCCGCCTGCCGGGTGGTATCTCCGGGGTGCAGATCGCCGAGCCTGCGGTCAGGTTGCGTCCCGAGCTGAAGGTCATTTTCATCAGTGGCTACGCCCAGGAAGTGCGCGACACTGACAGCCTCCTTGCCCGCGAGGCGCCGATCCTGGACAAGCCGTTTGACCTGGATGAGCTGCAGAGCATCATGCAGTCGATGTTGTCGTAG
- a CDS encoding response regulator, producing MTLVEPLPERTLILAPLGRDSQIALMILNEAGFAGLVCHHLGHLCEELEKGAGLLVISSEALVGADLEALFLHIEQQPAWSDLPIVLLTHHGGPEQDPAARIGTQLGNVTFLERPFHPVTLISLVTTALRGRRRQYEARDRLIDLSNSELRLQTTLETLEQQVEERTAQLRHNEEALRQSQKMEAVGQLTGGIAHDFNNMLTGIIGSLELLRRRLARGRTEDLDSLIDLGVTSANRAAGLTHRLLAFSRRQSLDSKAVQMNTLVLSMGELLQRSLNESIRLDMQLDEQLWVAEADPNQLESALLNLVLNARDAMPNGGNLVVKTCNQHLDADFTDAYTNLAPGDYVVLSVQDSGCGMPEAIIGRAFDPFFTTKPIGQGTGLGLSMIYGFSKQSRGHVTIDSEVDKGTTVNLYLPRFRGEEIREPQVTTPNAPYAQDGETVLIVEDDPAVRVLVSAVLSELGYAFVEAADANGAVPILQSGQRIDLLISDVGLPGMNGRQLAEIGRQIRPDLRVLFITGYAEHAAVRGGFLDPGMQMITKPFTFDLLTAKVREMIQTV from the coding sequence GTGACCCTGGTCGAGCCCCTGCCCGAGCGAACGCTGATCCTCGCGCCGCTGGGACGGGACAGCCAGATCGCCTTGATGATCCTCAACGAAGCCGGTTTCGCCGGCCTCGTTTGCCATCATCTGGGCCATTTGTGCGAAGAATTGGAAAAAGGTGCCGGCCTGCTGGTGATTTCCTCGGAGGCCTTGGTGGGGGCTGATCTGGAAGCGCTGTTCCTGCACATCGAGCAGCAGCCGGCCTGGTCTGACCTGCCCATTGTCTTGCTCACCCACCATGGCGGCCCGGAACAGGACCCGGCGGCGCGTATCGGTACGCAACTGGGCAACGTGACTTTTCTGGAGCGACCGTTCCATCCAGTGACCCTGATCAGCCTGGTGACCACCGCCCTGCGAGGCCGTCGAAGGCAGTACGAAGCCCGCGACCGCCTGATCGATCTCAGCAACAGCGAACTGCGCCTGCAAACCACCCTTGAAACCCTTGAGCAGCAAGTGGAAGAACGCACCGCCCAGTTGCGCCATAACGAAGAAGCCCTGCGCCAGTCACAGAAAATGGAAGCGGTCGGCCAACTCACCGGCGGTATTGCCCACGACTTCAACAATATGCTTACCGGGATCATCGGCAGCCTCGAACTGCTGCGCCGACGCCTGGCCCGTGGCCGCACCGAGGACCTGGACAGCCTGATCGACCTGGGCGTGACCTCGGCCAACCGCGCCGCAGGCCTGACCCATCGCCTGCTGGCGTTTTCCCGTCGGCAATCGTTGGACTCCAAGGCCGTCCAGATGAACACCCTGGTGCTGTCCATGGGCGAGCTGCTGCAACGCAGCCTCAACGAAAGCATCCGCCTGGACATGCAGCTGGACGAACAGCTCTGGGTCGCCGAAGCCGATCCCAACCAACTGGAAAGCGCCCTGCTCAACCTGGTCCTCAACGCCCGGGATGCCATGCCCAACGGTGGGAACCTGGTGGTGAAGACCTGCAATCAGCACCTGGACGCCGATTTCACCGATGCCTACACCAATCTGGCACCCGGCGACTATGTGGTACTGAGCGTGCAGGACAGCGGCTGCGGCATGCCCGAAGCGATCATCGGTCGCGCGTTCGACCCGTTCTTCACCACCAAGCCAATCGGCCAGGGCACCGGGCTGGGCCTGTCGATGATCTATGGGTTCAGCAAGCAATCGCGTGGCCATGTGACCATCGACAGCGAAGTCGACAAAGGCACCACCGTGAACCTTTACCTGCCGCGCTTTCGCGGTGAAGAAATACGCGAACCTCAGGTCACCACCCCAAACGCACCCTATGCGCAGGACGGTGAGACCGTGTTGATCGTCGAGGACGATCCCGCGGTGCGAGTGCTGGTGAGCGCGGTATTGAGCGAGCTGGGCTATGCCTTTGTGGAAGCGGCCGACGCCAACGGCGCGGTACCGATCCTGCAGTCAGGCCAACGCATCGACCTGCTGATCAGCGACGTGGGCCTGCCCGGCATGAATGGCCGGCAACTGGCGGAAATAGGCCGGCAGATCCGCCCGGACCTGCGGGTACTGTTCATCACCGGTTACGCGGAACATGCCGCGGTACGCGGCGGCTTCCTTGACCCAGGGATGCAGATGATCACCAAGCCGTTCACGTTTGATCTATTGACGGCCAAGGTGCGGGAGATGATCCAGACCGTTTGA
- a CDS encoding ATPase domain-containing protein codes for MSTSNELISAKAATGIEGLDDVLSGGLSRGHVFLLEGEPGTGKTTVALHFLLAGAKAGERSLYITLSETERELRQGATSHGWTLDDNIHIFELTPPESLLNAEHQQSLLYSSDLELGEATRQIFEVVERVKPTRVVLDSLSEIRLLAQSSLRYRRQILAIKHYFVRYDATVLLLDDLTTESLDKTVHSVAHGVIRLEELTPNYGAERRRIRVVKYRGQKYRGGYHDFTIMGDGVHVFPRLVAAEHRGRYLRQQLSSGIDEMDALLGGGIETGSSTLILGPAGTGKSLIALIFAAAAVHRGEKAALFIFDEELGLLFERMKNIGIDLQALQETGNLLIEQVDAAELSPGEFSYRVRRCVDEGDIKTVVIDSINGYQAAMPEENALVLHMHELLLYLNRKGAATFMTVAQHGLVGDMQAPVDITYLADTVILLRYFEAVGKVRRAISIIKKRTGSHESTIREYRINGSGMTIGEPLEAFQGVLRGVPTYMGESNPLLKDEHR; via the coding sequence TTGTCTACATCTAACGAGTTGATCAGTGCAAAAGCCGCCACCGGCATCGAAGGACTTGACGACGTCCTTTCCGGTGGTTTGTCCCGCGGCCATGTGTTCCTGCTCGAGGGGGAACCGGGGACTGGTAAGACCACGGTCGCGCTGCATTTTCTGTTGGCCGGCGCCAAGGCTGGCGAGCGCTCGTTATACATCACGCTATCGGAAACCGAGCGTGAACTGCGTCAGGGCGCAACCTCCCACGGGTGGACGCTGGACGACAACATTCATATTTTCGAACTGACCCCGCCCGAAAGCCTGCTCAATGCCGAGCACCAGCAGAGCCTGCTGTACTCCTCGGACCTGGAACTGGGCGAAGCGACCCGACAGATCTTCGAAGTGGTCGAACGGGTCAAGCCAACCCGGGTGGTGCTCGACAGCCTGTCGGAGATTCGCCTGCTGGCGCAAAGCTCCTTGCGCTATCGTCGCCAGATCCTCGCGATCAAGCACTACTTCGTGCGCTACGATGCCACGGTCCTGTTACTCGACGACCTGACCACCGAGTCTCTGGACAAAACCGTGCACAGCGTCGCCCACGGGGTGATTCGCCTGGAGGAACTGACCCCCAACTATGGCGCCGAACGGCGCCGGATCCGGGTGGTCAAGTATCGCGGGCAGAAATACCGTGGCGGTTACCATGACTTCACCATCATGGGCGACGGCGTACACGTCTTCCCACGCCTGGTGGCCGCCGAACACCGCGGCCGCTACCTGCGTCAGCAACTCTCCAGCGGCATCGACGAGATGGATGCGCTGCTGGGCGGTGGTATCGAGACCGGCTCCAGCACGTTGATCCTGGGCCCGGCAGGGACCGGCAAGTCGCTGATAGCGCTGATTTTTGCCGCCGCCGCCGTGCACCGCGGGGAGAAGGCCGCGCTGTTCATCTTCGATGAAGAACTGGGCTTGCTGTTCGAGCGCATGAAAAACATCGGCATCGATCTGCAGGCCCTGCAAGAGACCGGCAACCTGCTGATCGAACAAGTAGACGCCGCCGAGCTGTCCCCCGGCGAGTTCTCCTACCGCGTGCGCCGTTGTGTCGATGAGGGTGACATCAAGACCGTGGTCATCGACAGCATCAATGGCTATCAGGCGGCCATGCCGGAGGAGAACGCCCTGGTGCTGCACATGCATGAATTGTTGCTCTATCTCAACCGCAAGGGCGCGGCGACCTTCATGACGGTTGCACAGCACGGTCTGGTCGGCGACATGCAGGCGCCCGTGGACATTACTTACCTGGCCGACACGGTGATTCTATTGCGTTATTTCGAGGCAGTGGGCAAGGTTCGCCGGGCGATTTCCATCATCAAGAAACGCACGGGCAGCCATGAGTCGACCATCCGCGAATACCGCATCAACGGGTCGGGCATGACCATCGGCGAGCCGCTTGAGGCCTTCCAGGGCGTCCTGCGAGGGGTTCCCACGTACATGGGCGAGAGCAACCCGCTGCTCAAGGATGAACACCGGTGA